A stretch of the Haloplanus aerogenes genome encodes the following:
- a CDS encoding DUF7576 family protein, with translation MIDPTSDIGEDVDESTAPTCHTCGKKIVQEPDHRVVSWIEESEAEHLHFCDDECREAWSGRRPR, from the coding sequence ATGATCGACCCCACATCCGATATTGGGGAGGACGTCGACGAGAGCACTGCACCAACCTGCCATACGTGTGGGAAGAAAATCGTTCAGGAGCCGGACCATCGGGTCGTCTCCTGGATCGAGGAGAGCGAAGCTGAACATCTCCACTTCTGTGACGACGAGTGCCGCGAAGCGTGGAGCGGGCGTCGGCCGCGATAG
- a CDS encoding DUF5658 family protein — translation MTSGIADAQIEEYWDWIAVALFLLLAVDLLTTLAAARMVGTGAESNPLMRWLLGRSILVVIGAHLAVVVLVTGCFRLLVDRLRQTPPPANYYFALAVEAWLGFLVAVGLGVFANNLAVIVLGGSLL, via the coding sequence GTGACCTCGGGTATCGCGGACGCGCAGATCGAGGAGTACTGGGACTGGATCGCCGTCGCGCTCTTTCTCCTCCTCGCGGTCGACCTGCTGACGACGCTCGCGGCAGCCCGGATGGTCGGCACCGGCGCCGAGAGCAACCCGCTGATGCGCTGGCTGCTCGGCCGGAGCATCCTCGTCGTGATCGGCGCGCATCTCGCCGTCGTGGTGCTCGTCACCGGCTGTTTCCGCCTCCTCGTCGACCGCCTCCGGCAGACGCCGCCACCGGCGAACTACTACTTCGCCCTCGCGGTCGAGGCGTGGCTGGGCTTTCTCGTCGCCGTCGGTCTCGGCGTCTTCGCCAACAACCTCGCGGTGATCGTGCTAGGGGGCAGTCTGCTGTGA
- a CDS encoding ATP-dependent DNA helicase encodes MGETWRAVFGHDEPYPEQADGIETAIETAERDGFAVIEGACGTGKTMLALTAGIDRVRDPDSSFERVVVLTSVKQQLRQFEADVRTINENLPDDWRPVSALTLVGKADVCPYSRERVGNIDESTVYDRCEGLRERTRNLTGSEGPTTAATLASEARQAQTGLLDSGGAASAGPDYLETAGEPTPYLPDTAEYGDTEYCPFYAQYLDDLPEDGDPVEAVPFDFEDAGLLDTEDLVGLAAGHGTCPHSMLGALLPHVEVVIGNYYHAFDPRTVDSFTGALLDESTFVVCDEAHMLEPRVRDLVSDGVADATLRDAESELTRVIQPLEFDPDSRDSALVRGELEETEVSLTELKETRAFVRDLREELDRRVRAHLDREHPAWRTALDDLPDDEIPLRDPETPEPDAITEWAEGRYGDDVWVRAETVAAVVARVLNELEEEDRERAAPTVGRVLGAWYRADHGRYFRAIDLSRTWNESEPADSWRRAYNARLSLHNCVPGDAIASRLGDFGGGVLMSATLEPLDVFRTVTGLDDLEDAGRPVVERTYGLTFPAENRASFAVDAPAFTHENRGAPGSASEARQVYVDAVAEVAGREGNVLVGMPNYAEAEWMAGELEARLDTPVLLDESSDDGATEALKSDFFAGGSKTLVTSLRGTLTEGVDYRGDRLHAAVVCGVPLVDTTRPRTRAVVTAYDRAFGSDGRGGRSGFETALTVPAVRKARQAVGRVIRGPDERGVRVLVDARYARDRWNGVREYFPEWEREEFQPVSPDMLSLGLDRFE; translated from the coding sequence ATGGGTGAGACGTGGCGGGCGGTGTTCGGCCACGACGAACCGTACCCCGAACAGGCCGACGGCATCGAGACAGCTATCGAGACGGCCGAACGGGACGGGTTCGCGGTGATCGAAGGCGCCTGCGGCACCGGGAAGACGATGCTGGCGCTGACGGCGGGCATCGACCGCGTACGCGACCCCGACTCGTCGTTCGAGCGGGTGGTCGTCCTCACGAGCGTCAAACAGCAACTCCGGCAGTTCGAGGCCGACGTGCGCACGATCAACGAGAACCTGCCCGACGACTGGCGGCCCGTCTCGGCGTTGACGCTCGTCGGCAAGGCCGACGTGTGCCCGTACAGCCGCGAACGCGTCGGGAACATCGACGAGTCGACCGTCTACGACCGGTGTGAAGGGCTTCGGGAGCGGACGCGCAACCTGACCGGCTCCGAGGGCCCGACGACGGCCGCGACGCTGGCGTCCGAGGCGCGACAGGCCCAGACGGGACTGCTCGACTCGGGCGGCGCCGCGTCCGCCGGCCCCGACTATCTGGAGACGGCGGGCGAACCCACGCCGTACCTCCCCGACACCGCCGAGTACGGGGACACCGAATACTGCCCCTTCTACGCGCAGTACCTCGACGACCTGCCGGAGGACGGCGACCCCGTCGAAGCCGTCCCTTTCGACTTCGAGGACGCCGGCCTCCTCGACACCGAGGACCTCGTCGGCCTCGCGGCGGGCCACGGCACCTGCCCCCACTCGATGCTCGGGGCGCTCCTCCCGCACGTCGAAGTCGTGATCGGCAACTACTATCACGCGTTCGACCCGCGGACGGTCGACTCCTTCACGGGCGCCCTGCTCGACGAGTCGACGTTCGTCGTCTGCGACGAGGCGCACATGCTCGAACCGCGGGTGCGCGACCTGGTGAGCGACGGCGTGGCCGACGCGACGCTCCGAGACGCCGAGTCGGAGCTGACGCGAGTGATTCAGCCGCTGGAATTCGACCCAGATTCGCGGGACAGCGCCCTCGTCCGTGGCGAACTGGAGGAGACCGAGGTGAGCCTCACGGAACTGAAGGAGACGCGGGCGTTCGTCCGCGACCTGCGCGAGGAACTCGACCGCCGGGTACGCGCCCACCTCGACCGGGAGCATCCGGCGTGGCGGACGGCGCTCGACGACCTGCCGGACGACGAGATTCCGCTCCGCGATCCGGAGACACCGGAACCCGATGCCATCACGGAGTGGGCCGAGGGACGGTACGGCGACGACGTGTGGGTGCGCGCCGAGACGGTCGCCGCCGTCGTCGCACGCGTCCTGAACGAACTGGAGGAGGAGGACCGCGAACGCGCCGCCCCGACGGTCGGGCGGGTGCTGGGGGCGTGGTACCGCGCGGATCACGGTCGCTACTTCCGCGCTATCGACCTCTCGCGGACGTGGAACGAGTCGGAGCCCGCGGACTCGTGGCGGCGGGCCTACAACGCGCGCCTCTCCCTCCATAACTGCGTCCCCGGCGACGCCATCGCGAGTCGACTGGGCGATTTCGGCGGCGGCGTGTTGATGTCTGCGACGCTCGAACCGCTGGACGTGTTCCGGACGGTCACGGGCCTCGACGATCTGGAAGACGCCGGTCGGCCCGTCGTCGAGCGAACCTACGGCCTCACCTTCCCCGCCGAGAACCGCGCGAGTTTCGCCGTCGACGCGCCGGCCTTTACCCACGAGAACCGCGGCGCGCCGGGGTCGGCGAGCGAGGCGCGGCAGGTGTACGTCGACGCCGTCGCGGAGGTGGCGGGCCGCGAGGGGAACGTCCTCGTCGGGATGCCCAACTACGCGGAGGCGGAGTGGATGGCCGGCGAGTTGGAGGCGCGTCTCGACACCCCCGTTCTGCTCGACGAGTCGAGCGACGACGGCGCGACCGAGGCGCTGAAAAGCGACTTCTTCGCGGGGGGATCGAAGACCCTCGTCACCAGCCTCCGGGGAACGCTCACGGAGGGAGTGGACTACCGCGGCGACCGCCTGCACGCGGCGGTCGTCTGCGGGGTGCCGCTGGTGGATACGACCCGACCGCGGACGCGTGCGGTCGTGACGGCGTACGACCGGGCGTTCGGGTCCGACGGCCGCGGCGGCCGGAGCGGCTTCGAGACGGCGCTGACAGTGCCCGCCGTTCGGAAGGCACGGCAGGCGGTCGGGCGAGTGATCCGTGGCCCCGACGAACGCGGGGTTCGCGTCCTCGTCGACGCGCGCTACGCTCGCGACCGCTGGAACGGAGTCCGCGAGTACTTCCCCGAGTGGGAGCGCGAGGAGTTCCAGCCCGTCAGTCCGGATATGCTGTCGCTGGGGCTGGATCGGTTCGAGTAA